The segment CGGCTTGCCGTGTTGCTGGTATCCATATTCATTTAGGGGTAAGGGATCTTTCCCACGCGATTGAGGTTAACAATCTACTTGTTCCACATCTTAATGCATTGTGTGATCGCGGAGATCATTCAGGCGGGGAGAGGTTGCGACTTTATCGCGACATGGCACAGAATTGGCAGCCCGTTGTGTATGCCGGGCCTGAGCATTTATTCGAGGTTGCTCGGGCTAATGGCTTCGCCGATAATCCAAGAAATTGTTGGAAACTAATCAGGATTAGTATCCACGGGACGGTCGAGTTGCGAATGTTCGGTTCGACGAATAGTGTCGATGAAATAATCGAATGGATTTCTGTTGTGAAGGCAATCACGAAAGGAGCGCTGTGATGTCTAAACACGAAAAAGAGATGCGCGAATCTTTCGATATCCAAGCGAAAAGTTTGTTGGAATCTGGTGATAGATTCGTAAAGATCGCCGGAGGTGCTAAGGTCGGGCTCGAATCAGAGTTAGCAGTTCACGCTAGGCTGAGCGACGAGGAATTAGTTAAAAGACGAGACGCCATAATCGCCGATAACATAGATTTCGCCGACTTTGAGCTTGGAGCTAGCCAGGTAGAGATAAGGACTCCGCCCATAGATTTACTTTCCAGTAATGGCGTCGTGATGCTGAGAGATGTATACGAGAAAAGATTTACTAATGTGCTGGAATCAGCTCGCAGGAATAAGGTTGGGATATTGCGCGTGGGTGCAAATCCATTCCTGCCGACAATTGGTACTCCCAGGACAGATAAGCCGAAGTATCGCTTGGTCCCAGATTTCTATAATCAACATCGGAATCCGAACTTGGATACCATAATTGGTTTTGGCAAGGGAAGAGTCGACATCGGAGACGCAGCTATCGTGTCTCTATTCCAGTCTTTCCAAGTAAATCTGGAGGCCAGCTCGCTAGATGATGTTTGTGACAAAATGAATAGATCGTTAGCCATCGCTCCGTACCTGCTAGCTTTTTCTGGTAACGCCAGATACCTCAGTCGCCAAGACACTAAGATCCAAGATGCTCGGATGATGAGTTGGGAAGTAAGTCATAATGATCGAGCTTTTCAAGATACAAGATTGCAGGATCTGAGAATAATATCTTGGGAAAAGAGCTTCGATGTAAGACCAGGGAAGAGTGAAGATTGGTCCAATGAGCTGCGAGTTGGTTTACCCGGCAGATATTTCAGAGACATGGCGGGCTATCTTAAAAGAGCCGGAACGTTTCCTTTCATTCTGCATGCTCCGGAATCAGCGCTAGCGATATCAATAGGGATGACTTGGCTCGACGCTCGTGCGAAGTTCATCGGTGACTCGGCCATAGTTGAATTGAGACTACCATCTACACAACCAACGATAGAAGAAGAGATGCTACTTACTCTTCTATACGTTGGTAGGCTGCACTACTCTCAGATGAGTGGCGAAAGACTGTTGCCGATCAATATGGTCAGAGAAAATAGACTTTCAGCCATGCTCTACGGCCTCAAGAGACCGATGTGGTTCTTGGATAAAGACGGCAATTCGATAAAGCTACCAGCTAGGACTGGCATAGAAGCAGAGATCGAATTGGCGATGAGTGGCCTAGATCAATTAGGTTTGTTACCGGCGTTGAATGTAGAATTGCTTGATTCATTGTTCGATGTTGGTTCTCCATCTGATAGGCTAGGGAAGTTGCTAGATCCGATCGACAGCATATCGATTGGCGACATGGAAGATGCTCTTTCGGCAACTAAAATGCTAGTTGTGTAATGGGGATCGAGTAACTGCGGCTCAGGTTGTGAAAGCGACCTGAGCCATTTTTAATTGCTCCAGCCAGTCTTATGCTATAATCTGATGTATATGTATTTTGTATATCTTATTGAGTGCGGCGATAAAAGTATTTATACGGGCATAACCACGGACGTGGCGCGTAGGTTTGAGGAACACAAAACTGGTAAAGGTGGGCACTATACGAGATCGAGAGGAGTCGCCAGAGTTGTGTATACTGAGAAGCTTAAAACAAGAAGCAAGGCACTAAAACGTGAATTTGAAATAAAAAGTTGGCCTCGCCAGAGAAAGCTAGGCCTAATCAAAAAATAGAGACGATATTTGACCCGTATCCTAGGCCGTGGTA is part of the Candidatus Yanofskybacteria bacterium genome and harbors:
- a CDS encoding endonuclease — translated: MYMYFVYLIECGDKSIYTGITTDVARRFEEHKTGKGGHYTRSRGVARVVYTEKLKTRSKALKREFEIKSWPRQRKLGLIKK